In the Necator americanus strain Aroian chromosome X, whole genome shotgun sequence genome, TGGCATGGACTGTTCTCATCTACATCCAGGCaataattattattcaaaatttccctATGAGTACATCACTGACTACGGTATTCTTTGTGATGTAGGgataattttattaaatattttaggCTGCCTTGGGTGCGCTATGGAGCTCTAGTGGAAGCCTACCTCCTCAAGAAGGACAACCAATTCAACCAGTTCCTTATCGTTTATGCCTTGGATTGCACGATGTTTTCATTGCACTGTTTTTGGTGGGCGTATTTTACAttaacaattaattttttttaacgacacACTCATTTGGTGGAGTTTTTCTGGTGGAGgaggaataaaattaatttataaatttatcTAAAGTATAATAAGAGTACAATAGTTACTTCCGTGATCTACTTCGGGTCAAATTGGAATAAATCCTaacttttattgaaatttttttgaatatccaGAACAATCTTTTTTGGATATCTGGAAAACATCGTACTTTTCTCAAAAACGGAAATTCTTAAGTTTTCCTGAAATAGTAGAGCAGTTTGTACCGCTTCGAATCAACTGTCCTGGATACCATGAACTTGTAGTATACATAAATTCTTCATCAGTTTACTTCTGGATAAAATCAGCACTAATTACGTAGCTGTTATTGCTGGATCTACATTTCTGCACACTTTGAAACATGTGCAAATCCTGGTACgattttcctcaaattctAGGACTTACAAATGTTGTCAGaccaatttcacttttttgtgtaCAGAAAGTCTGTTCAGGAATCAGCAGAGTTTCAATGAGTGAGGAAAAGTTTAGGGAAGAGGTTCAGGAATTGTTGACCTCTGGTTACTTCGATAATCGAAAAATCAACCTTGAAATTTTGCAGTTCCTCACCattatcaatttaaaaaatgagaacagcATTTAATTCACAAATTCTAGAACTTTCTCCTCATAACGCTTTTTGAGCTATCAATAGATTTTACTCGTCAAACTTTTACCTAAAATTAGCTTAAAAACCCAAATTCAGACATTTTTcaatagaatatttttttaaatctagcttttttccttaaaaacatCGTGCACCTGTACTTTGAAGTCTCTTTTCTGTATCGGACCAACTAaaggaaatccttgaaaaggcCCTGCAGTCAAGAGAAACAAAGTGTATACACTGGTTCAACACGTGATTTCCATTCGTACACATTTTCATCCGTTAAATTTTCAGTTGTTATCCACAACGTAAAAAAATAAGCTCGCTATCTGTCGTTTTTCCGGAAGGAACTGAGCTATCAGAGTTATGATTGAAAAATAAGATAGTTTCCTATTTTATTACataaaaaactattaaatttCCCTCTGAAGCTATTTGCTTAATCGTATTCATCCTGATttgtcgatttcttcgaaaCACTCCGCAACTCAGTACAATTATCCGCGTAATTATAGTTTGTCCTCATGTCGATAAGTACATATTTATGGGATGtagaaagattttccttcatggAATGTGTACAGATAATTAGAGGATTTTAGAAGGACATACTGGAGatgttttaatttcaaatctatttttttaaatattttttttcgattttaaacTATTTTCATTAATAGGTGATGATGATTTTGTTGACCGTTATTGGAAATATACTTGTGGTGTTGTCCGTCGTCGTCTACAAACGTATGCGTACATTCACTAATATTCTATTAACCTCATTAGCTACAGCAGGtaagaagattttctttaaaaaaaatatcccatATCCGGAAGATTTTAAGAACATGTACATaatacgaaaagaaaatgattaatTTATGAGtgcttcaaaaattgaatgatttttctttaataaagGTAGATTTCATGTTGTAGTTGTATCAATTAGCAACGGTTTTTCTTATGATTTTCGGAAATCTCAACCCAATTAGATAACTGAGAACGTGCgcaaatcgaaaaaagaaatccaggaaGTATTAATTCCACAAGGTCCAGGGATTTTGAAATTACAGTAACGTCATCAAAAACCGGCTTTTCAAAGTGCTTAAGTCTCCCTGCAAAGACCAATTTCATTTCCAGCAGGACATTTTTTTAACGGAGCATCAGCATCTCCACAAATTCCTATCGCttatacaattttttcttgaaaatcgtTGAAACCTCCTATTTTTTCAACCTCTGTGCTTGTAATAGACTTcataagaacgaaaaaaaccaaacgtgcattttttttccaacgtcCTGTAGAATTTCACggttgaatatttgaaaaattatgaaaaatctGTTGAGAAATCCGTCTCCCACATGTTTCTGTGCTATGTGctcattttggattttttgtgTGAAAGTAAGAGACTATTTTCCAAGAACtcacaaaaaatattctataGAGCAAACACCGAgtcaaacaattatttttttcacaaaacggtactgtttgaaaaatatattGTAAGAAGATTAAAAATCCTTAAACAGCTCAAATCTGTTTGAAATGATCTAATTTGGCACTGATTTTTGTTtataaagaaaagtaaaaaaaaaaacctgggaTTATCCTTGATTCATTCTTTCTAAGCGTCTCACTGATTTTACGCTATCTAACGAtatacaaaaatttcttcgccACCGCCCTGCTCTTCACTTTCTGCCCActcattttctattattagaGGTTTTCAGGAAGTTGTTGCTCTTAAAGGCCGTGGAGTGCGGATAATCCGCTCGACGTGTTCCGTTTTATCCGCTAATCTTTCGGAATTGTTGCATAATTTCCCATACATGATCCCGTTTTTCTATTAAGTGGATTGTTTCAGTTCGTTCCTAAAAGAAATGTCTGATATCAGACTAATTTAGTTTCTTGAGCTTTAAGTAGATAAAAAAGAGCGAGATCAGCGTTTTCTACTGTAATTCAAACATCTAgaactgatcaataaaaagctGTGTAATCAATATCCCAAGATTCAAGGATCAGTCAAACACAAGCACTACCAATCATTTAAATAATCTAGGCTCATTCAGTTGTTAGACGTCAATATACtcgaatttttaataaataaattaatattaagCAAGAATCATATTAATTAGTACTTCGCACATatcatttttttgagaaaataaaaggaaaatttgaaaactttgtttgtataatgaaaatttttttagatcttTTGGTGGGGCTAGTTGTTATGCCAATGTCACTTCTAGATTTGCTTCATAACCACCGATGGCCTTTAggttttgtaatattttctttattttttattttttcttcgagttattttacaaatttaaatAGATTAGCAACCTGAGATAatttaggaaaatttttatgcggTTTATGGGCAACGTCTGATGTTCTCCTCTGTACTGCTAGTATATTAAATCTTTGTGTGATTAGCTTGGATCGATATATGGCAATCACATCGCCACTTAAATATCCAAGAACAAGGTGGGTGCTGGATTTTCTTATTCGAAAACGACaagtatcgatttttttctatgcaataataattaatttcaatcaaaaattttgctttaaTTTAACGGAAACTAAAGAAGGGGTTTCGGAGATCACTGGATTTCtggcattttttcttcaatctgTAATAATTGACATTAATTCCTGGATGCATGTTATCCTTGATGTTGGTCTGCCATTTGGCGATCGTAGAAGCGGGACTCCCAGTACTACACAATTTCCCGGCTTCACATCACCGTCCGGCTCATTGAACATATTCACATCATTACAAACATCCAAAGCTATTTTAGTCCAAGGTAATCGTGCATTTCACGTGCACAACGCACTTCAAGATTCATAACTAATCTATGTACGAACTGTGAATGAACATTGTAGGCACTTCCttcaattattaataattgatGGCgacgaatttctggaaaaagaaaatgaaattccgctaattttctctttccatcaaattgttttttttctctgcgacAAGTGCTTGAACAGCAGAGCGTGAGTAGAAACAGGCAATTTTCGCATTCCGGATTTCCTTACTCCTGAAACAATGGTTGCTGATAATTTCGGACGTCTTCATTATTATTCTAATTCATAGAATTATGTACTATCCCGGACTACTaattttactaaaaaaatttctttttcttcgagttTTTAACCACTATTTAATTACTATTGTTtgctttttattaatttttgctactatttatcTGCTGATTTAATGATTAATATTGAAAATACtttattggaaataaaaatatgatgttTTATCGTTCTTTACCGTGTACTTTGTGCGTTTTGCAAGAAATACAATGACAATTTTCTCTCTTgaaagagtttgaaaaggtCTAAGCACACCATTATTCGTGTAACAAAAGCAGTGAGTGGTTTAAGCGCGCCTGAGTGCACCCATCGAGTTATGCTTGAAAAGAAcacttttcctcaaaaaaagtatgtatacagttgagaaaagaaaaaaaaatattcgttgCACATTTACGTTTTTCTATTCCCTATACGAATAGCATTCAAAAAGACAGAATAGAGAGAGTTATGGATTCTTAAAGGAGTTCGACCTTAAAGAATCCTTGAAGATtcttaagaagaaagaaaagaatatttgaTGAATTTCAAGAGATCCATCAACAAAATTCagttccaattttttgaaaaaatcccagAGTTTCAGAATATTATTCAGTATAGCATTCGAGATAACCTTGGAATCAGTATCTGTAGATTTCCGGATGTTCATGCAACTTTAACTACGAAATTAAAGGAAATGAGTTACATCTATTGGTGCTTCCTTAAAATCTTAAATCTTAAGGTGTCCACGTGAAAAATAACActgttaatgttctttttgcttaattttctttttttacctcagatttgtttgattgaaacaaagaaaacattggaGAAATTTATTGTTTCTGAATCATGgaactgttttgaaaatgtcatgtcacatcattttattatAGATAAAGTCATAATTTgtttaataatttgaaattttaatttaaaaacaaagaagaactatgacatttcacttttctccgCTTTACTTccatctcatttttcttttacttgctcgcttcctttttctcttttattaatttatttgctatttatttaatttatttacttcgttTATTACTGTTCTTTGAACCTATAGAAATAAGTTTCAGATCACGAAAAATGGCTGCAGGGTTGTTGTCGTGTGTTTGGTTACTATCCTTAGTGGTTTGCAGTCCACCATGGTTTGTTCCTGGATGGGGATTGTTCGTTGATCATAAGAAGGTTTGATTTTGTTGTTCGATCGTCATGTGCTGCGTCATTTGTAAACAATCCTTTAACCAAAAGCTTAATCATTAACATCGATGAAACCAAAGAAATATACAACCTCGCTCCCTCAAATTTCTATGTTATTAGGGATTGTCTGACAATTTAACCACTGTCATCAATCGTGATGAGACCTTTATGTGCGGCTACTCGCCATCAGTACCATATCGAATCTACAGCGCTCTCGGAAGCTTCTATATCCCATTACTGGTCAGTCCTTTGAAAATCCTCGTTtcattcgtttaaaaaaatccgaaaatcttCGAATCCTTAGGTGATGCTCTCTGtttacttcaaaatcttccGAGTTGCATCCGAACGAGAGGCTTTGATGCAGCAATCGATTGGAACATGTCGTTTAAGTAATCGAATAGTTAAAACGCCACCGAATAATCGTAATAATCTTAGGTACGTgctttaatttgatttttttcttcacttttttaaactttgatcccacaaaattccaaaaaatttgtgGGATGTGAGATCTGTGTAGGTTtacacgtttctttttttacttgcaGGACAGCTAGCGCTCCACATTCACGGATGAGGGTACAAGTGAACAATTCCGGCCGAGTGAACTATTCCGTTCGACCAGTTGAGTACGCTAGGTAAGACATTATTCGTTTCAGGATCTTCTTGAATATTCGACTTACTCTCGTTATTTCGTTTGCTGTAGttacgcaaaaaaaactgacaataATCCGTGAATTGTTTGGAAATGACTGACCTTTTTCTTCCACCATTATTGACTGCTCACAATTAAATCATAACATGAAgttcttgaaatattttcgtaaGGAATGTAAATAAGTGATATTATTTTAGGCGTCATGAGTCGGCGAATCGTCAGGAATCGCGATCGACAGAATGTGAGGATTCACCTCAGAACAGCATGGAGGTATTTAATGGAAGTGTTCTATCTAACTTTGGGGATTCAACTGttgttataataataaaaatgagcaaaaaaaaaataacgataaaATAACACGCGCAAAgcggtaaaaaaaagtagattatACCGATTATTCTTATTGTCATTTTGTATGCGAGGTGAAATCTACCAGGATTTCCTAGTTTTCCATGATTCTCTTTCCTTATtgtagcagtttttttttttcatttccagtcAAATCTGCGCTTCAAGTCAGAATCTGCGCTTTGAAGGAAATGCTGGAAATTCTCAagtgttctgattttttcgctTGTTTTCTAAATCCAAGAACTTTATCCAAGTGATTGAATTACTAATCCATATAGATGTCCACGATGCTATTAACCACACCGAATGGTTCACAAAAACATCGTATGTCTATGGAACGAGAGTGCTTTTCGATGGCTGATCTTGCCAACGGTGACCAAGTATGTCGTGTGTTTATGAGTTATTTCATGCATCGTTTCCATAAATAACCTCTTTTTCCAGCAAGCACCGAAGAGGAAAAGCACTGAAGTGAACTCAGAAGTGCCGGCTATGACTCGTAGGGCACAAGCTGTGCACGCTCGATTACAACCAAATAATTTGCTTGCAAAGGTAAGCGTAGGAGTGGGTGGAGGTGGTTTGCTGCCAATCCAACTGTGATTAATCAATTCCTATCAATTCTATACTGCAGCGTTTCTACGAATTCCCTCTTTTAGGCCTACGAACACTATCAAATTAATGGACCTGGGAAAGCAGTTCGAGGTTCTAAGGAGAAAATGGTGTATTTAAGAGAGCGAAAAGCTCTGAAAACTATTGGTATTGTTGTTATGGGTAAGTTACAATAATAactattataataattattattaatcaaCACTGCTATAATTTACCTGTACGACGGGTTGCCATAGTTGATTTCCCCTTTACTTATATTTCACGAtgttcatttttcagttttttcatgGCTCATCCATAAAATTTGGCTGTAAAAATCTTAAGACGAAAacattttcacttattttctatttcttccacgtaattttaatggattttaaTCGCGGATATGTGCAAAATTTAGGTTTCATTATTTGTTGGATGCCATTCTTTGTCATGTACTTGATAGAAGTTTTTGCCACATCGGTGAGCACGTCACGAGCCTTTAAACTCATCAGCGAATTCTTCCTGTGGCTCGGATATTCAAACTCGGTATGGTTGAATTTTCACGATTATTACTTTTTCTAATTCTACTTAGTAAAAAGTCTCTTCTAATAATCCATATCGACATGTACGGAGATCTAAGCGACAATCATActtcagaagaaattatttattttgttatttgtttatattattctatctgatcatttaaaaaagaaaattgagcaGCTCACTGCTCGGATCAGACGACCAATATTCCACACTCCGCCTCTCCTCCACACGTTTTCCTGACTTCAaactttgacaaaaaaaaagcgcggAATACAACTGAATGATCATTTTGGCTGTGTAttaaatcctagaaaattcaaaatctccACTCCCCATCTTCCCTCATGCGAACTCCCGTCATCTATTGCGCAAGTTCTATGGGACACATTTTGACCATAGAGCGCATTATCAGATGAGATTAAGTGTGAGAATCGGCAATAGTATTTACAAACGATCACAGGATAGATCCTTAAAGATCTTAGAGAGCTTTCAAGTCCAAGAAAATCCACTCGAATTCCAGCAGAACTACATTCTTCACAGTGTctggataaataataaatatatccTTTACAGGTATTGAATCCAATTATCTACACTATGTATAACGGTGATTTTCGACGTTGTTTTCGGGATTTGCTTTCATTCGGCTGTGTACAACATCATCGAAGAACGATGAGCGTAAAAAAGCTTCATCAACAGAGTACAATATTCTGATTGTTTTGTGGGTACTATGTAAGTTCTAATCGATTACtcaaaataacaaattctcatgttagtttgaaaaaattctatattttaGTCACGACTACATCCTTATTCTGGGCTTCACACGATCTCCTGCCTTTATTCAATTCATTTCTGTTATAGATTTTGTTGATCGCTTTCGATTGTGTCATTTTTCATgaatattattcttttttttttcttcatattgaGCTATGCGAAGAAAAAGATCACTAGAATTAATTCAACTTTACAACTACAACGCCAATACTACAATTTTCTCCGCCCCGAACGAATTGATCACGTTTGCACACGTGCTTGCACATGCGGTAGTGGAAGTAGAGCGACTAGTCCGCAGATGCACAACCGATCGGACGAGTTTGAAAAGTTAGACGAAAAAATGGCAAGTAGGACAGAATCGAACCCAAGGGAAAATCGATACTAGTGAATTCTAGTTGGTAAGGATCCTTTTCTTCCAGCTGATCAGGATTTCGACTAGTTCTAAGGAAATTCATCGTATTTTAAGTTGAAGTGATAGAAATCGATAAGGCATTGTTTGCTGACGTTATTGCAGTAACATGAatattgaataaaatgaaataaaagtacaaaaaataagaaaaaaaagagagatgaggaaaaaagaaataataaaatgtggaCATCAATTTCAATCCAGAATTCTAGATGGGAAACGAACACGTATTCAGCGTGCACAACAATTTGTGATAGAAATCGATGtataaattcttttcttttattctcctaaacaagtctggcaccaatttccAGAACAGAGAAGGATAAGAGGTTGATTGCCCTCAGGCGATATCGACTTCCGGAAATGAATACTGATCCCAGCCTTCTATTTCACATTTGAAACTTCAAATAGTGATAGAAAACGATCGAAGGATAAATCCATACGCTTGTAAAtccatgaaattgaaaatggatCTGGTTTGTTGTCATGTGGTTATCATTGACAATAGTATGGAAGAAATAGGTTTAAGGATCGAGTAAATGAGGTCCTGAACGGAgcacagaaaatattttctttaaaaaggaTGTGGTGCGGtgctttgaggaaaaaatgataaacagattttaaaaaaataaacaaaacgaTTTTCTGCCTCTAT is a window encoding:
- a CDS encoding hypothetical protein (NECATOR_CHRX.G26390.T1) encodes the protein MGYEPETEKVGKLMAWTVLIYIQAALGALWSSSGSLPPQEGQPIQPVPYRLCLGLHDVFIALFLVMMILLTVIGNILVVLSVVVYKRMRTFTNILLTSLATADLLVGLVVMPMSLLDLLHNHRWPLGKFLCGLWATSDVLLCTASILNLCVISLDRYMAITSPLKYPRTRSRKMAAGLLSCVWLLSLVVCSPPWFVPGWGLFVDHKKGLSDNLTTVINRDETFMCGYSPSVPYRIYSALGSFYIPLLVMLSVYFKIFRVASEREALMQQSIGTCRLSNRIVKTPPNNRNNLRTASAPHSRMRVQVNNSGRVNYSVRPVEYARRHESANRQESRSTECEDSPQNSMEMSTMLLTTPNGSQKHRMSMERECFSMADLANGDQQAPKRKSTEVNSEVPAMTRRAQAVHARLQPNNLLAKAYEHYQINGPGKAVRGSKEKMVYLRERKALKTIGIVVMGFIICWMPFFVMYLIEVFATSVSTSRAFKLISEFFLWLGYSNSVLNPIIYTMYNEYNILIVLWVLFTTTSLFWASHDLLPLFNSFLL
- a CDS encoding hypothetical protein (NECATOR_CHRX.G26390.T2), producing MNTLIFQDQFGGVNAKSACRHRHMAALGALWSSSGSLPPQEGQPIQPVPYRLCLGLHDVFIALFLVMMILLTVIGNILVVLSVVVYKRMRTFTNILLTSLATADLLVGLVVMPMSLLDLLHNHRWPLGKFLCGLWATSDVLLCTASILNLCVISLDRYMAITSPLKYPRTRSRKMAAGLLSCVWLLSLVVCSPPWFVPGWGLFVDHKKGLSDNLTTVINRDETFMCGYSPSVPYRIYSALGSFYIPLLVMLSVYFKIFRVASEREALMQQSIGTCRLSNRIVKTPPNNRNNLRTASAPHSRMRVQVNNSGRVNYSVRPVEYARRHESANRQESRSTECEDSPQNSMEMSTMLLTTPNGSQKHRMSMERECFSMADLANGDQQAPKRKSTEVNSEVPAMTRRAQAVHARLQPNNLLAKAYEHYQINGPGKAVRGSKEKMVYLRERKALKTIGIVVMGFIICWMPFFVMYLIEVFATSVSTSRAFKLISEFFLWLGYSNSVLNPIIYTMYNEYNILIVLWVLFTTTSLFWASHDLLPLFNSFLL